The following are from one region of the Micromonas commoda chromosome 12, complete sequence genome:
- a CDS encoding predicted protein, with protein sequence MPNAPRTVKDVPAQEFVIALAQYFRSTGKMEVPTWVDIVKTASYKELAPYDPDWFYIRAASMARKLYVSGNMGVGAFRKNYGGARNDGVCRFHHAIGSGSVARAILKQLEAVGVVEKGPKGRRITPSGQRDLDRIAGRVAVSA encoded by the exons ATGCCGAACGCTCCCCGCACCGTGAAGGATGTTCCCGCGCAGGAGTTCGTGATTGCGCTCGCGCAGTACTTCCGCTCCACCGGCAAG ATGGAGGTCCCCACCTGGGTCGACATCGTGAAGACTGCCTCCtacaaggagctcgcgccctATGACCCCGACTGGTTCTAcatccgcgcggcgtccatggcTCGCAAGCTCTACGTGTCCGGCAACATGGGTGTGGGTGCCTTCCGCAAGAACTACGGCGGTGCCCGTAACGACGGCGTCTGCCGCTTCCACCACGCCATCGGTTCCGGttccgtcgctcgcgctaTCCTTaagcagctcgaggctgtTGGTGTTGTGGAGAAGGGTCCCAAGGGTCGTCGCATCACCCCCTCTGGGCAGCGTGATCTCGACCGCATCGcgggccgcgtcgccgtctccgcctaA
- the TOC64-1 gene encoding chloroplast envelope protein translocase family (chloroplast outer membrane translocase (import) Toc64), protein MVLKVLILASAASIGALVFSRRGKGGGKARGWRKRSDALNAFQELLRLKGNAKGPLRGIRFSIQDVFDVQGRVTSLGSPAWAATHAPATRDAPAVASLRAAGADCIGVTRMDELGCSITGCDAVDGAPINPVARDKIPGGSSSGAAVSVAGAPKEVDMALAVDSSGGVRVSAAHCGLYAIRTTHGTVALDGASSTTGSLAAAGWMSRDPDVIAATATALIPLPKDQISVSRVMVLEDAIDLCDDIASCGVATACMLLKDAFKNGGISRLNLGKHLLMACPSLREMQNKDCATGLDVLRNCLRLIEGEEVWSQIGGWYSAEKPETGAKAKEYLLGASKIATDSLRVIKQAREEVRAAVDLLLDGVTVFLLPTTPCAPPPMNAGAEATATWERKVLQLTCLSSLTGTPQLTIPLTYEQAEGPYGLSVVAGRKQDYMCIEFARMFGAQLREAFPDVVQAELTRLKDEENGGKDDSDAVPSMCEELKAQGNKEFKAGNFNEAIVKYTEALTALGPPPNMRPDPHRAWKSVVLSNRAMTNLKLGVYNDAEDDCTAALKLNEKNVKAYLRRGAARSVSGNYLEAIDDF, encoded by the coding sequence ATGGTCCTGAAGGTACTGatcctcgccagcgcggcgtcgatagGCGCTCTGGTGTTCTCCCGGCGCGGCAAGGGAGGCGGGAAGGCGCGAGGATGGAGGAAGAGATCGGACGCCCTCAACGCCTTCCAAGAGCTGCTCAGGCTGAAGGGGAACGCCAAGGGACCGCTCCGGGGTATCAGATTCTCTATCCAGGATGTCTTCGATGTGCAGGGAAGGGTGACGAGCCTCGGCTccccggcgtgggcggccACGCACGCACCAGCGACGCgtgacgcccccgcggtcgcgtcgctccgagcggcgggagcggatTGCATCGGCGTGACGCGcatggacgagctcgggtgCTCGATCACGGGTtgcgacgccgtggacggcgccCCCATCAACCCCGTGGCACGCGATAAGATCCCCGGCGGGTCATCGTCCGGCGCAGCCGTCTCCGTCGCAGGCGCGCCCAAGGAGGTTGACATGGCGCTGGCGGTGGAttccagcggcggcgtccgggtctccgccgcgcactGCGGACTCTACGCCATCAGGACCACGCACGGCACCGTGGCCCTCGATGGTGCGTCATCAACCACCgggagcctcgccgcggccgggtgGATGTCGAGGGACCCGGACgtgatcgcggcgacggcgacggcactGATCCCGTTGCCCAAGGATCAAATTAGCGTTTCCCGTGTCATGGTGTtggaggacgccatcgaccTCTGCGACGACATCGCGTCGTGCGGGGTGGCGACCGCGTGCATGCTCCTGAAAGACGCGTTCAAGAACGGGGGGATCTCGCGACTGAACCTGGGCAAGCACCTGCTGATGGCGTGCCCGTCGCTGAGGGAGATGCAGAACAAGGATTGCGCGACGGGGCTGGATGTGCTCAGGAACTGCCTTAGGCtcatcgagggcgaggaagTTTGGAGCCAGATTGGCGGATGGTACTCCGCAGAAAAGCCCGAGACTGGGGCAAAGGCGAAGGAGTATCTGCTTGGGGCGTCCAAGATCGCGACGGACAGTCTGCGTGTGATCAAGCAGGCGCGGGAAGAGGTGCGGGCGGCAGTGGATCTGCTCCTGGACGGCGTCACGGTGTTTCTGTTGCCGAccacgccgtgcgcgccccCTCCGATGAATGCGGGCGCTGAGGCCACCGCGACGTGGGAGAGAAAGGTGCTCCAGCTCACGTGTCTCTCTAGCCTTACGGGCACCCCGCAGTTGACCATACCGCTGACCTACGAGCAGGCCGAGGGACCATACGGTCTGTCCGTGGTGGCCGGGCGCAAGCAGGACTACATGTGCATAGAATTTGCCCGCATGTTCGGTGCCCAGCTGAGAGAGGCGTTCCCTGACGTGGTCCAGGCGGAGCTTACAAGGTTGAAGGACGAAGAGAACGGTGGGAAGGACGATTCGGACGCGGTTCCGTCGATGTGCGAGGAGCTGAAGGCGCAGGGCAACAAAGAGTTTAAAGCTGGTAACTTCAATGAGGCGATCGTGAAGTACACAGAGGCTCTGACTGCGCTTGGACCGCCGCCTAACATGCGCCCCGATCCGCACCGCGCCTGGAAATCCGTGGTGCTGTCCAACAGAGCCATGACGAACCTGAAACTTGGGGTGTacaacgacgcggaggacgattGCACCGCAGCGCTAAAGCTGAACGAGAAAAACGTTAAGGCGTACCTGAGGCGTGGCGCAGCGAGATCGGTGTCGGGGAACTATCTCGAGGCCATTGACGActtcg
- a CDS encoding predicted protein codes for MARWGEAPRVLGCGCDLTFARGMSGTFVKPPDLKGDNIDVMPRTGTGKTVTKRLRRDGLVPGVLFGPGDQTGELLQMPKQDVERLVRIYGLSGIGARILTLNFPDGVRKQDVLAKQVIYDATNINVENVNFMPCGPETEVKVKVPVRVEGDDACPGIKKGGFAWKLHKTLTVTCKGKDIPSEIVSNISAMDVGDKVFLRDLDIPEGVRVHMTDDKVPIIKIAGKAR; via the exons ATGGCGCGTTGGGGCGAGGCGCCGAGGGTATTAGGGTGTGGGTGTGACCTCACCTTCGCGCGAGGGATGTCAGGCACCTTCGTCAAGCCTCCAG ATCTCAAAGGGGACAACATCGACGTCATGCCCAGGACGGGCACCGGCAAGACGGTGACCAAACGGCTCAGGCGCGATGGGCTGGTGCCCGGCGTCTTGTTCGGCCCCGGGGACCAGACCGGCGAACTGCTTCAGATGCCCAAGCAGGACGTGGAGAGACTCGTGCGGATATACGGCCTCAGCGGGATCGGTGCGAGGATCCTCACCCTTAATTTCCCCGACGGCGTTCGGAAGCAGGACGTGTTGGCGAAGCAGGTGATTTACGATGCGACCAACATCAACGTGGAGAACGTCAACTTCATGCCTTGCGGACCGGAGACTGAGGTGAAGGTGAAAGTTCCCGTGCGAGTGGAGGGTGATGATGCGTGCCCAGGGATCAAGAAGGGCGGGTTCGCGTGGAAGCTGCACAAAACCCTGACGGTGACCTGCAAGGGTAAGGATATACCCTCGGAGATCGTTTCCAACATTTCGGCGATGGATGTTGGCGACAAGGTGTTCCTTCGCGACCTGGACATTCCAGAAGGGGTGAGAGTGCACATGACGGACGACAAGGTGCCCATCATTAAGATCGCGGGCAAGGCAAGGTGA
- a CDS encoding predicted protein, translating into TTRREALSLYRAVWRASFLFVWKNEKGEEWRDIIRESARKEFEAARHEKDPEMITRLLVTGRDYLDQAMEKFMTKRQSIIDG; encoded by the coding sequence ACCACAAGGCGGGAGGCTCTCTCGCTGTATCGCGCGGTGTGGCGGGCGTCGTTCCTGTTCGTGTGGAAGAACGAGAAGGGGGAGGAATGGCGGGATATCATCAGGGAGAGCGCCAGGAAAGagttcgaggcggcgaggcacgAGAAGGACCCGGAGATGATCACCCGTCTGCTCGTCACCGGGAGGGATTACCTGGACCAGGCGATGGAGAAGTTCATGACCAAGCGGCAGTCCATCATCGACGGTGA
- a CDS encoding predicted protein: MSAACPAILPGHLRGLRRTTGSVRVRYFRCNATDDLLARRGSVYESIYQDMDRDVGLEIAEKSHKDAPRVPGDGWFYGELSWEGMYDLISLAQPEEGDVFLDMGSGLGKMVLSTAMTRCFKECRGVEILPELAQKASAALERLAQELDPEEFASLPRISLVEGDMFGADVSDADIVYCFATCLTAEVLQGFIWKVEAEMKSGARLLIISKQVESDYFDPWIVPYKSVEQAHSKWNLDCFLYVHK, translated from the coding sequence ATGTCAGCCGCATGTCCGGCAATCCTGCCTGGGCATCTTCGGGGCTTAAGGCGGACAACAGGGTCAGTCCGAGTCAGATATTTCAGGTGCAACGCCACCGATGATCTGCTGGCGCGCAGAGGTTCAGTTTACGAGTCGATCTACCAGGATATGGACCGAGACGTCGGCCTAGAGATTGCTGAGAAGTCTCACAAGGATGCCCCGAGGGTCCCGGGCGATGGTTGGTTCTATGGTGAGCTGAGTTGGGAGGGGATGTATGACCTCATCTCCCTCGCCCAACCGGAGGAAGGGGATGTTTTTCTGGATATGGGCAGCGGTCTTGGCAAAATGGTGCTGTCAACGGCGATGACCAGATGTTTCAAGGAGTGCAGGGGTGTCGAAATTCTCCCTGAGCTGGCGCAAaaggcttcggcggcgctggagaggCTCGCACAGGAGCTGGATCCTGAGGAGTTTGCGAGTTTGCCGAGAATCAGCCTGGTGGAGGGTGACAtgttcggcgcggacgtgagcgacgcggacaTCGTGTACTGTTTCGCCACCTGtctcaccgcggaggtgctACAGGGTTTCATATGGAAGGTGGAAGCGGAGATGaagagcggcgcgcggctgcTCATAATTAGCAAGCAGGTCGAGTCAGATTACTTCGACCCATGGATCGTGCCGTACAAGAGCGTCGAGCAGGCGCACAGCAAGTGGAACCTGGATTGCTTCCTGTACGTGCATAAGTGA
- a CDS encoding predicted protein, producing MSGDSLERRVAGISKERREAIIVRSGARAVEEAKRLSGGDPQEFDGGSNWGFARTTLNIATSARAHQNAHDAPGPSQENSERRDPLHTARESFVSVLGRDDDFHSPYSYAAMRDAYGVMDGWSVVEGGNLRTPDHEARSRAFVDEVKAVVRASWAEESVRRGVDFAKRGDYTTAIKCYEQALELDPRNAVAFVAKGAALANQGKFKDAAMDLEKALKINPQVENAQKYLDDIKMKHPEALKGPPSIGYGAGRQVPPPRPSEAGRSAPINPTHPDQRRAVSPSSEYKAALQRELAAAVEEKKRKKRERSKSKSKRRKRKTLKKRSSSSSGSDSD from the coding sequence ATGAGTGGAGACTCGTTGGAGCGGAGGGTGGCGGGAATCTCGAAGGAGAGGCGTGAAGCCATCATCGTTCGCTCGGGCGCAAGGGCGGTGGAAGAAGCCAAGCGGTTGAGCGGAGGGGATCCGCAAGAATTCGATGGCGGCTCGAATTGGGGGTTCGCCCGAACCACGCTGAATATCGCGACGTCCGCTCGGGCCCATCAGAACGCCCATGATGCGCCCGGGCCGAGTCAGGAGAACTCGGAGCGTCGTGATCCGCTCCATACCGCGCGTGAATCTTTCGTATCGGTGCTCGGCAGGGATGATGACTTTCACTCGCCGTATTCTTACGCGGCTATGCGGGATGCGTACGGGGTGATGGACGGTTGGTCAGTGGTGGAGGGCGGCAACCTGAGGACACCGGATCACGAGGCCaggtcgcgcgcgttcgtggaCGAGGTTAAGGCTGTGGTGAGGGCATCTTGGGCGGAGGAGagcgtgcgccgcggggtcgacTTCGCCAAACGCGGCGACTACACCACGGCCATCAAGTGCTATGAGCaagcgctcgagctcgaccccCGGAACGCGGTGGCCTTCGTGGCAAAGGGTGCAGCGCTGGCGAACCAGGGGAAGTTCAaagacgcggcgatggacctGGAGAAGGCCCTGAAGATCAACCCGCAGGTCGAAAACGCGCAGAAGTACCTGGACGACATCAAGATGAAACATCCCGAGGCGCTGAAGGGACCTCCGTCCATCGGATATGGTGCAGGCAGACAAgttccaccgccgcggccgtcagAGGCGGGTCGGAGTGCTCCCATTAACCCGACGCACCCGGATCAGAGACGCGCGGTGTCCCCGTCCAGTGAGTACAAAGCCGCCCTTCAGCGGGAGCTTGCGGCAGCTgtggaggagaagaagaggaagaaGAGAGAACGCAGCAAAAGCAAAAGCAAACGCCGCAAGCGCAAAACACTCAAGAagcgctcctcgagctcttCGGGGTCTGATAGCGACTAG
- a CDS encoding hypothetical protein (contains pfam domains PF01805.10 SURP module and PF00076.12 RNA recognition motif (aka RRM, RBD or RNP domain) also shows conservation to CCMP1545; RNA recognition motif and SURP module containing protein, predicted): MAPKTSFSMVRKKTPFEKHKEEEELKRKRDAEEAANLFAEFEADFASEKKPKAMSFVSAGVQSAGSRPGDEIDKSGRGKVYVPAMAPPGFFGAEEEPETKPASTSDHYARSGRSSGFSSTTGGRKPRAIDAVMEEMMDKQQRREEARREGRELAEDKGPNPHPSELATSDKTTTNVFVGNLPLTVVEEDVLMEFAQFGPIGSVKIMWPRGEEVHTATSLNGFVSFMGRASAERMVAESDGKMFRGCVLKVGWGKAVPLPSKPIWPRESDDITGRPAVGVSGTMASTAQTRFGGYAEEVAVQYPSNSRVMYVIDRLAKYVVDNGKAFEEKVMEKERGNEEFGFLFDYKSPNHQYYKWRVFSLTNGDTLEDWRTEPFVMNDARWTPPNPKRRPVYTGKESEAAKEPAAPDSLKPDDREEFEGLLQALTLERSDIEEGMMFALEHAESAKEVANILTDALTVSDTPVTMKVARLFLMSDILHNCGAPVKNASAYRTEFQQKLPRIFESLEKTLMGVESRITREAFKKRVAAVLTAWGDWFLFGEEFLKGLELTFLRGQNQMNSSVNSV; encoded by the coding sequence ATGGCGCCCAAGACGTCCTTCTCGATGGTGCGTAAGAAGACGCCGTTCGAGAAGCAcaaggaagaggaggagtTGAAGAGGAAGCGCGATGCTGAGGAGGCTGCCAACCTGTTCGCTGAGTTCGAGGCTGATTTCGCCTCGGAGAAGAAGCCCAAGGCGATGAGCTTCGTCAGCGCGGGGGTGCAGAGCGCGGGATCTCGGCCGGGAGACGAAATCGACAAGAGCGGGCGTGGTAAGGTGTACGTTCCTGCCATGGCGCCTCCGGGCTTCTTCGGCGCTGAGGAGGAGCCGGAAACCAaaccggcgtcgacgagcgatCACTACGCGCGTTCGGGCCGATCCTCGGGCTTCAGCAGCACGACCGGCGGCAGGAAGCCCcgggcgatcgacgccgtgaTGGAGGAGATGATGGATAAACAACAGCGACGGGaagaggcgcgacgcgagggacgcgagctGGCCGAGGACAAGGGACCAAATCCGCACCCCAGCGAGCTGGCGACCAGCGACAAGACCACCACGAACGTCTTCGTCGGTAACCTCCCATTGACCGTAgtggaggaggacgtgtTGATGGAATTCGCCCAGTTCGGACCGATCGGTAGCGTGAAGATCATGTGGCCGAGAGGCGAAGAGGTGCAtaccgcgacgtcgctcaACGGGTTCGTCTCGTTCATGGGACGAGCGTCTGCCGAGCGGATGGTCGCGGAGTCAGATGGGAAGATGTTCCGCGGCTGCGTCCTGAAAGTTGGCTGGGGTAAGGCGGTTCCTCTACCCTCCAAACCCATCTGGCCCAGAGAGAGCGACGACATCACCGGTAGACCCGCCGTCGGTGTTTCTGGaacgatggcgtcgacggcacaGACTCGGTTTGGGGGatacgcggaggaggtggcaGTCCAGTACCCGAGCAATTCGCGCGTCATGTACGTCATCGACAGGCTCGCGAAGTACGTGGTGGACAACGGAAAAGCGTTTGAAGAAAAGGTGATGGAGAAGGAACGGGGTAACGAGGAGTTTGGCTTCCTCTTTGACTACAAGAGCCCCAACCACCAGTACTACAAGTGGCGAGTATTCTCGCTGACAAACGGGGACACGCTGGAGGACTGGCGGACCGAGCCATTCGTCATGAATGACGCGAGGTGGACACCTCCGAATCCAAAGAGGCGGCCGGTGTACACCGGGAAGGAGTCGGAAGCTGCGAAAGAACCCGCGGCTCCCGACAGTCTGAAGCCCGATGACAGGGAAGAGTTTGAGGGTCTGCTGCAGGCGCTGACGCTGGAGAGGAGCGACATCGAGGAGGGTATGATGTTCGCGTTGGAGCACGCGGAAAGCGCGAAAGAAGTGGCGAACATTCTCACGGATGCACTTACCGTTTCGGATACTCCCGTCACGATGAAAGTGGCGAGGCTGTTCCTCATGTCGGACATTCTGCACAACTGCGGCGCACCAGTGAAGAACGCATCGGCTTACCGAACCGAGTTTCAGCAGAAGCTTCCCCGCATCTTTGAAAGCCTGGAGAAAACACTCATGGGCGTGGAGAGCCGGATCACGCGCGAGGCTTTCAAGAAGCGGGTGGCGGCTGTTCTTACAGCGTGGGGTGATTGGTTCCTGTTTGGGGAAGAGTTCCTCAAAGGCTTGGAGCTGACGTTTCTTCGCGGCCAGAATCAGATGAATAGTAGCGTGAATAGCGTTTAG
- a CDS encoding predicted protein, with protein sequence MMDPPWQLATANPTRGVSLGYSQLTDQSIADLPIPKLQKNGFLFVWVINAKYQWTLEQFKKWGYEFVDEIVWVKVTNSRRLAKSHGFYLQHAKEVCLVGRRGEKPPGMSDKAVGSDIIFAPRRGQSQKPTEIYELIEEMVPGGKYLEIFARKNNLRDYWVSVGNE encoded by the coding sequence ATGATGGACCCGCCCTGGcagctcgccaccgcgaatCCCACCCGAGGCGTGTCCCTCGGGTACAGCCAGCTCACCGACCAGTCTATTGCGGACCTTCCCATCCCCAAGCTCCAGAAGAACGGCTTCCTATTTGTCTGGGTCATCAACGCGAAGTACCAGTGGACGCTCGAGCAGTTCAAGAAGTGGGGTTATGAGTTCGTGGACGAGATCGTCTGGGTCAAGGTCACCAACAGCCGCCGTCTCGCCAAGTCACACGGTTTCTACCTCCAGCACGCCAAGGAGGTGTGCCTCgtgggccgccgcggcgagaagcCCCCTGGCATGAGCGACAAGGCTGTAGGCAGCGATATCAtcttcgccccgcgccgcggacaaAGCCAGAAGCCCACCGAGATctacgagctcatcgaggagaTGGTCCCCGGCGGGAAATACCTCGAGATTTTCGCGCGCAAGAACAACCTCCGCGACTATTGGGTCTCTGTGGGCAACGAG
- a CDS encoding predicted protein: PIERKPLPPGRAGGTYIPPFKLAQMMAEQTDKTGPEYQRMTWDALKKSINGLVNKVNASNIKNILPELFTENMIRGRGLFARAVMKSQMASPQFSPVFAALVAVVNTKFPELGELVLKRVILQFRRAFKRNDKPVCVAATRFLAHLINQQVVHELTALELLTVLLASPTDDSVEVAIEFVKECGYTLNELTPQGLHGIFERFRGILHEGEIDKRVQFMIEGLFAVRKAGFEGKQGVPPELDLVEEDDQIVHELSLDDQLQAEATLDIFKVDPEYEANERKYADVRKEILGESSSDEDDSEDDSDEDESSDEEDGGGGAMNAEQQAIEDQTETNLVNLRRTIYLTIMSSLDFEEAGHKLMKIHLQPGQEVEICTMLTECCSQERTFLRYYGLLAQRFCFIDQMYAQLFDEVFLKQYSTIHRLETNKLRNVAKFFAHLLSTDAISWTCLAYLQLTEEATTSSSRIFIKILFQELSEALGLRKLNQRLQDPGMAEYFQGIMPRDTPKNTRFAINFFTSIGLGGLTDELREHLKNMPKMIMAQKPADSDSDSDSSSSSSSSSSSSSSSSDSDSSSSSSSSSSSSSSSSDSKPAKKKRK, encoded by the coding sequence CCGATCGAGCGGAAACCGCTCCCCCCTGGCAGAGCCGGCGGCACCTATATCCCTCCTTTCAAGCTGGCGCAGATGATGGCGGAGCAGACGGACAAGACAGGACCGGAGTACCAGCGAATGACATGGGACGCGTTGAAGAAGTCTATCAACGGTCTGGTGAACAAGGTGAACGCGTCCAACATCAAGAACATCCTCCCGGAGCTCTTCACGGAGAACATGATCAGGGGCAGAGGGCTCTTCGCGCGTGCGGTGATGAAGTCCCAGATGGCGTCCCCGCAGTTCTCCCCGGttttcgccgcgctcgtcgcggtggtgaaCACCAAGTtccccgagctcggcgagctggtGCTGAAGCGCGTCATCCTGCAgttccgccgcgcgtttaagcgcaacgataagcccgtgtgcgtcgccgcgactcGGTTCCTTGCGCACCTCATCAACCAGCAGGTGGTGCACGAACTGACCGCTCTCGAGCTGCTGACGGTGCTGCTCGCCAGCCCGACAGACGATTCGGTGGAGGTGGCGATCGAGTTTGTGAAGGAGTGCGGATACACCCTCAACGAGCTAACGCCTCAAGGCCTTCATGGGATCTTTGAGCGGTTCAGGGGCATCCTCCACGAGGGTGAGATTGACAAGCGCGTGCAGTTCATGATCGAGGGTCTCTTCGCCGTGCGTAAGGCTGGATTCGAGGGAAAACAGGGTGTACCCCCGGAGCTGGACCTCGTGGAGGAAGATGACCAGATCGTCCACGAGCTGTCATTGGATGACCAGCTTCAGGCGGAGGCAACCCTGGACATCTTTAAGGTTGATCCCGAGTACGAGGCGAACGAGAGAAAGTATGCTGATGTCAGGAAGGAGATCCTCGGTGAGTCATCGTCGGACGAAGACGATTCCGAAGATGattccgacgaggacgagagttcggacgaggaggatggtggcggtggcgccatGAACGCCGAGCAGCAGGCCATCGAAGACCAGACAGAGACCAACCTGGTGAACCTGAGGCGCACCATCTACCTCACTATCATGTCTTCGCTCGATTTCGAGGAAGCTGGTCACAAGCTGATGAAGATTCACCTGCAACCCGGTCAAGAGGTGGAGATCTGCACGATGCTCACGGAATGTTGCTCGCAGGAGCGCACATTCCTCCGGTACTACGGCTTGCTGGCTCAGAGGTTTTGCTTCATCGATCAGATGTATGCGCAGCTATTTGACGAGGTGTTCCTGAAGCAGTACTCCACCATCCACCGCCTGGAGACGAACAAGCTCAGAAACGTCGCAAAGTTTTTTGCTCATCTCCTCTCCACCGACGCCATCTCGTGGACTTGCCTGGCGTATCTCCAGCtcacggaggaggcgaccacatcgtcgtcgcgcatctTCATCAAAATCCTCTTCCAAGAGCTCTCTGAGGCGCTCGGTCTGAGGAAGCTGAATCAGAGGCTGCAGGATCCGGGGATGGCGGAGTACTTCCAGGGTATTATGCCGAGAGACACGCCGAAGAATACCAGGTTTGCCATCAACTTCTTCACCTCCATCGGTCTTGGTGGCTTGACCGATGAGCTTCGCGAGCACCTGAAGAACATGCCGAAGATGATCATGGCGCAGAAGCCTGCGGACAGTGACAGCGACTCGGATAGCAGCAGCTCTTCCTCATCAAGCAGTTCAAGCAGCTCTAGCTCTTCGGACAGTGACtcaagcagctcgagctcgagctcgagctcaaGCAGCTCGTCATCCTCAGACAGTAAgcccgcgaagaagaagaggaag
- a CDS encoding predicted protein: MVRPHPAVWKVMHGLFVLYLLFLVFLLCQETNDARSVLQFLSLDLGVELPERAYGEDCRIHTPEDPDSRFRVLRDTVFDEFFVGHILGWYGKAIALRNMKLLWAYSVLFELMELTFQHWLRNFNECWWDSWVLDVAFCNFIGIHFGMMTVRYMEGRMYDWTGTGKKKRRRGLADRIKPFLAVFTPKTWDTYSWSPTSSPLRFLQCAFVIILCLVFELNAFFLKYVLWIPPPHVLNHIRLALWFGMANVATREYYVFITSRQGMALTKMGANAWLTIAVALVEIMITIKHGRGMFEAPWPTHVLVFWFIFLVCTAVWLVRWQLQLRTLPKRE, translated from the coding sequence ATGGTGAGGCCACATCCGGCGGTTTGGAAGGTGATGCACGGGCTGTTCGTCCTTTACCTTCTCTTCCTCGTGTTCTTACTCTGCCAGGAGACGAACGATGCGAGATCAGTGCTGCAGTTCTTATCACTTGACCTTGGCGTAGAGCTGCCAGAGAGAGCGTACGGGGAGGACTGCAGGATACACACCCCTGAGGACCCGGACTCGAGGTTCAGGGTGCTGCGAGACACTGTGTTTGACGAGTTCTTTGTCGGACACATCCTGGGATGGTACGGCAAAGCGATCGCTCTCAGGAACATGAAGCTGCTCTGGGCGTACTCGGTGCTCTTTGAACTGATGGAGCTGACCTTCCAGCACTGGTTGAGGAACTTCAACGAGTGCTGGTGGGACTCATGGGTGCTGGACGTGGCATTTTGCAACTTTATCGGCATTCACTTCGGGATGATGACGGTGAGATACATGGAGGGCAGGATGTACGACTGGACGGGGACAGGCAAAAAGAAACGGAGAAGGGGGCTAGCCGATCGGATCAAGCCATTCCTCGCGGTGTTCACGCCAAAAACCTGGGATACGTACTCATGGAGCCCGACTTCGAGCCCGCTGCGCTTCTTACAGTGCGCGTTTGTTATCATCCTCTGCCTTGTGTTCGAGCTCAACGCGTTCTTCCTCAAGTACGTTCTGTGGATTCCACCTCCGCACGTGCTGAACCACATTAGGCTCGCGCTTTGGTTTGGTATGGCGAACGTAGCCACGCGAGAGTACTACGTCTTCATTACCTCAAGACAAGGCATGGCATTGACAAAGATGGGTGCCAACGCATGGCTGACAATCGCTGTTGCTCTCGTGGAGATCATGATCACAATAAAACATGGAAGGGGCATGTTTGAAGCCCCTTGGCCGACACATGTGCTCGTCTTCTGGTTCATCTTTCTGGTATGCACAGCTGTTTGGCTTGTGCGTTGGCAGTTGCAGCTGAGGACGTTGCCAAAGCGAGAATGA